A window of the Euzebya pacifica genome harbors these coding sequences:
- a CDS encoding sulfurtransferase TusA family protein: protein MSGTVSVTRALGSSTRAGIYDHLRQVDGALTVRDVADTFDLHPNVARTHLGLLAEAGLLTVGQRKHPGGGRPARVYRARPEVEDDHAVLDGAAQPAGGAAAALMVRLLVTLLDRPGGPPLVARALEASRDEGRRLVSALPGDPPTSRATSDAAQRAVRAIRAYAPDARVDRAGSDWAEVSGLSPAVALVERLDPALAEALERGLLAGATEGSGVMVDLAETSGGIHGRVWRMRATGGRAPRSTISPAATLDARGQTRDSGVVEAMRAMTDLRAGDILEVLAEGPGSPASFARWADRAGHALVAVERAQDAGGRPAIRLLIEKA, encoded by the coding sequence ATGTCCGGAACGGTCAGCGTCACCCGAGCCCTCGGCTCCTCCACCCGTGCAGGGATCTACGACCACCTGCGCCAGGTCGACGGCGCCCTGACCGTCCGTGACGTCGCCGACACCTTCGACCTGCACCCCAACGTCGCGCGCACCCACCTGGGTCTGCTGGCCGAGGCGGGGTTGCTGACCGTCGGGCAGCGCAAGCATCCGGGCGGTGGCCGCCCTGCACGTGTCTACCGGGCCCGTCCCGAGGTCGAGGACGACCACGCGGTGCTCGACGGCGCGGCCCAACCAGCCGGTGGCGCTGCCGCCGCGTTGATGGTTCGCCTGCTCGTCACCCTGCTGGACCGGCCCGGGGGGCCGCCGTTGGTGGCTCGGGCGCTGGAGGCGTCCCGCGACGAAGGGCGCCGGCTGGTCAGCGCGCTGCCCGGCGATCCGCCGACGTCGCGCGCCACCAGCGATGCCGCCCAGCGTGCGGTCCGTGCCATCCGCGCCTACGCCCCCGATGCCCGTGTCGACCGTGCCGGCAGCGACTGGGCAGAGGTCAGCGGCCTGTCTCCCGCGGTCGCGCTCGTCGAACGACTGGACCCCGCCCTCGCCGAAGCCCTCGAACGCGGCCTCCTCGCCGGCGCCACCGAAGGCTCCGGCGTCATGGTCGACCTGGCCGAGACCTCCGGCGGCATCCACGGCCGGGTCTGGCGCATGCGAGCCACCGGCGGCCGCGCCCCTCGCTCCACGATCTCCCCCGCCGCGACCCTCGACGCCCGTGGGCAGACCCGCGACAGCGGTGTCGTCGAGGCGATGCGTGCCATGACCGACCTGCGCGCCGGTGACATCCTCGAGGTCCTCGCCGAGGGCCCCGGATCCCCCGCCTCCTTCGCACGGTGGGCCGACCGCGCCGGTCATGCCCTGGTAGCCGTCGAACGTGCACAGGACGCGGGCGGACGACCGGCCATCCGCCTGCTGATCGAGAAGGCCTGA